The following are encoded together in the Pseudomonas xantholysinigenes genome:
- a CDS encoding NAD(P)/FAD-dependent oxidoreductase, with the protein MHSTDVIILGAGAAGLMCAQLSARRGRRVLLLDHANKPGKKILMSGGGRCNFTNMYTEPANFLSHNPHFCKSALARYTQWDFIELVCKHGVPYHEKKLGQLFCDNKSSDILDMLLAECDEAGAELRMNTSIEQIEKTEAGYTLQTSAGPFACQSLVIATGGLSIPTLGATGFGYQVARQFGHELLPTRAGLVPFTITEPQLKALCTELSGTSLDCVASCNGTSFRENLLFTHRGLSGPAILQISSFWEAGDTVEINLLPDRDALEWLQGQQVERPNSELKTVLGEVFTRKLANLLAEQWFVSKPLKQYTPAELTQIAEKLSAWQVVPAGTEGYRTAEVTLGGVDTREVSSKTMESLKSPGLYFIGEVLDVSGHLGGFNFQWAWASANAAAQFV; encoded by the coding sequence GTGCACTCCACCGACGTGATCATCCTCGGCGCCGGCGCCGCCGGCCTGATGTGCGCCCAGCTCAGCGCACGCCGCGGGCGCCGGGTACTGTTGCTCGACCACGCCAACAAACCGGGCAAGAAGATCCTCATGTCCGGCGGCGGGCGTTGCAACTTCACCAACATGTACACCGAGCCGGCCAACTTCCTCTCGCACAACCCGCACTTCTGCAAGTCGGCGCTGGCCCGCTACACCCAGTGGGACTTCATCGAGCTGGTGTGCAAGCACGGCGTGCCGTACCACGAGAAGAAGCTCGGCCAGCTGTTCTGCGACAACAAGTCCAGCGACATCCTCGACATGCTCCTGGCCGAGTGCGACGAAGCCGGCGCCGAGCTGCGCATGAACACCAGCATCGAACAGATCGAGAAGACCGAGGCCGGCTACACCCTGCAGACCAGCGCCGGCCCATTTGCCTGCCAGTCGCTGGTGATCGCCACCGGCGGCCTGTCGATCCCGACCCTGGGCGCCACCGGCTTTGGCTACCAGGTCGCCCGGCAGTTCGGTCACGAACTATTGCCGACCCGCGCCGGGCTGGTGCCGTTCACCATCACCGAGCCCCAGCTCAAGGCGCTGTGCACTGAATTGTCGGGCACATCACTGGACTGCGTGGCCAGCTGCAATGGCACGAGCTTCCGCGAGAACCTGTTGTTCACCCACCGCGGCCTGAGCGGCCCGGCAATCCTGCAGATCTCGTCATTCTGGGAAGCCGGCGACACGGTGGAGATCAACCTGCTGCCCGACCGCGATGCGCTGGAGTGGCTGCAAGGCCAGCAGGTCGAACGCCCCAACAGCGAGCTGAAGACCGTGCTGGGCGAGGTGTTCACCCGCAAGCTGGCCAACCTGCTGGCCGAGCAGTGGTTCGTTTCGAAACCACTGAAGCAGTACACCCCGGCAGAATTGACCCAGATCGCCGAGAAACTGTCGGCCTGGCAGGTGGTACCCGCAGGCACCGAGGGCTATCGCACCGCCGAGGTGACCCTGGGCGGCGTGGATACCCGCGAGGTGTCGTCCAAGACCATGGAATCGCTGAAAAGCCCCGGTCTGTACTTCATCGGCGAGGTGCTCGACGTGAGCGGGCACCTGGGCGGTTTCAACTTCCAGTGGGCCTGGGCTTCGGCCAACGCGGCGGCGCAGTTCGTGTAG
- the yccS gene encoding YccS family putative transporter — translation MSSSSFRHSLRRLWGQDKFSYAIRVTIALTGSMAWCWYQNEMSLLIPLFLGIIASALAETDDGWQGRLSALAVTLVCFAIAALSVELLFPYPWIFAAALALAAFGLTMLGALGERYGAIASATLILSVYTMIGVDQRGGQVSDFWHEPLLLVAGAAWYGLLSVLWQALFSNQPVQQSLAKLFFELGSYLKLKASLFEPVRTLDVEATRLELAKQNGKVVAALNAAKEIILHRVGNSQPNSKVSRYLKLYFLAQDIHERVSASHYPYNALTDAFFHSDVMFRCQRLLRKQGSSCQELARSIRLRQPFVLASGYPEALEDLNASLEHLRIQSNPAWRGLLRSLRALAANLATLDRLLSAASNPDSLADASDSSLLDRSPRNLKDVWKRLRTQLTPTSLLFRHALRLSLALSVGYGMVHLIHPTQGYWIILTTLFVCQPNYGATRRKLVQRIFGTAIGLTVGWALFDLFPNPLVQSLFAVVAGVVFFVNRTTRYTLATAAITLMVLFCFNQIGDGYGLFLPRLFDTLVGSLIAILAVFLFLPDWQGRRLNKVLANTLACASEYLRQIMQQYAHGKRDDLAYRLARRNAHNADAALSTTLANMLMEPGHFRKEADVGFRFLVLSHTLLSYLSGLGAHRDTALPAEVHEQLIEGAGKTLATSLDEIANGLAARLPVAIHSDAEEALANALEQMPEELDEHQRLVQTQLALICRQLGPLRTLAGHLIKEGEPA, via the coding sequence ATGTCATCGAGCTCGTTCCGCCATTCACTGCGTCGCCTGTGGGGCCAAGACAAGTTCAGCTACGCCATCCGTGTGACCATCGCCCTCACCGGCAGCATGGCCTGGTGCTGGTACCAGAACGAGATGAGCCTGCTCATCCCGCTGTTCCTCGGCATCATCGCCAGTGCCCTGGCCGAAACCGACGATGGCTGGCAGGGCCGGCTCAGCGCCCTGGCCGTGACCCTGGTGTGCTTCGCCATCGCCGCGCTGTCGGTGGAGCTGCTGTTCCCCTACCCCTGGATCTTCGCCGCTGCCCTGGCCCTGGCGGCTTTCGGCCTGACCATGCTCGGCGCCCTGGGCGAGCGCTACGGGGCGATCGCCTCGGCCACGCTGATTCTCTCGGTGTACACCATGATCGGTGTCGACCAGCGCGGCGGCCAGGTCAGCGACTTCTGGCACGAACCCTTGCTGCTGGTGGCCGGGGCGGCCTGGTACGGGCTGCTGTCGGTGTTGTGGCAGGCGCTGTTTTCCAACCAGCCGGTGCAGCAGAGCCTGGCCAAGCTGTTCTTCGAGCTGGGCAGCTACCTCAAGCTTAAGGCCAGCCTGTTCGAGCCGGTACGCACCCTCGATGTCGAGGCCACGCGCCTGGAACTGGCCAAGCAGAACGGCAAGGTGGTGGCCGCGCTCAACGCTGCCAAGGAAATCATCCTGCACCGGGTCGGCAACAGCCAGCCCAACTCCAAGGTCAGCCGCTACCTCAAGCTGTACTTCCTGGCCCAGGACATCCATGAGCGGGTCAGCGCCTCGCATTACCCCTACAACGCGCTGACCGACGCCTTCTTCCACAGCGACGTGATGTTCCGCTGCCAACGCCTGCTGCGCAAACAAGGCTCGTCGTGCCAGGAGCTGGCCCGCTCGATCCGCCTGCGCCAACCGTTCGTGCTCGCCAGCGGCTACCCCGAAGCCCTGGAAGACCTCAATGCCTCGCTCGAGCACCTGCGCATCCAGAGCAACCCGGCCTGGCGCGGCCTGCTGCGCTCATTGCGGGCGCTGGCCGCCAACCTGGCCACCCTCGACCGGCTGCTCAGCGCCGCGAGCAATCCCGACAGCCTGGCCGATGCCAGCGACAGCAGCCTGCTCGACCGCTCGCCACGCAACCTCAAGGATGTGTGGAAACGCCTGCGTACCCAGCTGACACCCACCTCGCTGCTGTTCCGCCATGCCCTGCGCCTGTCGCTGGCGCTGTCGGTGGGCTACGGCATGGTGCACCTGATCCACCCGACCCAGGGCTACTGGATCATCCTCACCACGCTGTTCGTCTGCCAGCCCAACTATGGCGCGACCCGACGCAAACTGGTGCAGCGGATCTTCGGCACCGCCATCGGCCTGACCGTGGGGTGGGCGCTGTTCGACCTGTTCCCCAACCCGCTCGTCCAGTCGCTGTTCGCGGTGGTCGCCGGAGTGGTGTTCTTCGTCAACCGCACCACCCGCTACACCCTGGCCACGGCGGCGATCACCCTGATGGTGCTGTTCTGCTTCAATCAGATCGGCGATGGCTACGGCCTGTTCCTGCCGCGCCTGTTCGACACCCTGGTGGGCAGCCTGATCGCTATCCTCGCGGTGTTCCTGTTCCTGCCCGACTGGCAAGGGCGGCGGTTGAACAAGGTGCTGGCCAACACCCTGGCCTGCGCCAGCGAGTACCTACGCCAGATCATGCAGCAGTATGCCCATGGCAAGCGTGACGACCTGGCCTACCGCCTGGCCCGGCGCAACGCGCACAATGCCGATGCGGCGCTGTCGACCACCCTGGCCAACATGCTGATGGAGCCGGGGCATTTCCGTAAGGAAGCCGACGTCGGCTTCCGCTTCCTAGTGCTGTCGCACACCTTGCTCAGCTACCTTTCGGGGTTGGGCGCGCACCGCGACACGGCGCTGCCGGCTGAAGTCCACGAACAGCTCATCGAAGGCGCCGGCAAGACCCTGGCAACGAGCCTCGACGAGATTGCCAACGGCCTCGCGGCGCGGTTACCGGTGGCGATCCACAGCGATGCCGAGGAAGCGCTGGCCAATGCGCTGGAGCAAATGCCCGAGGAGCTGGACGAGCATCAGCGGCTGGTGCAGACGCAGTTGGCGCTGATCTGCCGGCAACTGGGGCCGCTGCGCACCTTGGCCGGGCATTTGATCAAGGAAGGCGAGCCGGCTTGA
- a CDS encoding substrate-binding periplasmic protein: MRPLLCVLGLLGLLCAGPALAHGKLRLVADNWPPFTDTGMPGGGLATSIVTTALNRAGYGTEFEEVPWARALMGVGEGRYDVLINAWYNDERKRIGQFSGAYLVNRIRLLKRQGEAFTYQRQADLYPYTIAVVRDYAYSPEFDSDERLNKVPVRSFSSAVRMLAAGRVNLAVEDEYVARYNLQREPQPVREGVAFVDPPLSENSLHILVSLKHPEHRKIVARFEKAIAQMKADGSYDRLLRQHGF, translated from the coding sequence ATGCGGCCACTGCTTTGCGTTCTTGGATTACTGGGACTGTTGTGCGCGGGGCCGGCCCTGGCCCATGGCAAGTTGCGCTTGGTGGCTGACAACTGGCCACCGTTCACCGACACCGGCATGCCCGGTGGTGGCTTGGCCACCAGCATCGTCACCACCGCGCTGAACCGCGCCGGCTATGGCACCGAGTTCGAGGAGGTGCCCTGGGCCCGCGCGCTGATGGGCGTGGGCGAGGGGCGCTACGATGTGCTGATCAACGCCTGGTACAACGATGAGCGCAAGCGCATCGGGCAGTTTTCCGGTGCCTATCTGGTCAACCGCATCCGCCTGCTCAAGCGCCAGGGCGAGGCTTTCACCTACCAGCGTCAGGCCGACTTGTATCCCTACACCATCGCGGTGGTGCGCGATTATGCCTACTCACCCGAGTTCGACAGCGACGAACGCCTGAACAAGGTGCCGGTGCGCAGCTTTTCGTCGGCGGTGCGCATGCTGGCGGCCGGGCGGGTCAACCTGGCGGTGGAGGATGAGTACGTGGCGCGCTACAACCTGCAGCGTGAGCCACAGCCAGTGCGGGAAGGAGTGGCTTTCGTCGACCCGCCGCTGAGCGAGAACAGCCTGCACATCCTGGTCAGCCTCAAGCACCCGGAGCACCGCAAGATCGTCGCTCGCTTCGAAAAGGCGATTGCCCAGATGAAGGCCGATGGCAGCTACGACCGGCTGCTGCGCCAGCATGGCTTCTAA
- a CDS encoding GNAT family N-acetyltransferase — MSIEWICKHHTDLTKEQLYAILQLRTEVFVVEQRCAYQEVDGLDLCGDTLHLMGWDGERLVAYLRLLDPQAHEGEVVIGRVVTSPGARDMKLGHPLLLKGLEAAGHCWPGVSIYLSAQAHLQGFYARHGFEAVGEEYLEDDIAHIGMRKS; from the coding sequence ATGTCCATCGAGTGGATTTGCAAGCACCATACCGACCTCACCAAGGAACAACTCTACGCCATCCTGCAACTGCGCACCGAGGTGTTCGTGGTGGAACAACGCTGCGCCTACCAGGAAGTCGACGGGCTGGACCTGTGCGGCGATACCCTGCACCTGATGGGCTGGGACGGTGAGCGGCTGGTGGCGTACCTGCGCTTGCTCGATCCGCAGGCGCATGAGGGCGAGGTAGTGATCGGACGGGTGGTGACGTCACCAGGGGCACGCGACATGAAACTGGGCCATCCGCTGTTGCTCAAGGGCCTGGAAGCCGCCGGCCATTGCTGGCCTGGCGTATCGATCTACCTGTCGGCGCAGGCGCATTTGCAAGGGTTTTACGCTCGCCATGGTTTCGAAGCGGTCGGCGAGGAATATCTTGAGGACGATATTGCTCACATTGGGATGCGTAAGAGCTGA
- a CDS encoding winged helix-turn-helix domain-containing protein, with the protein MTTEVSKTRSSFYRRLYVAWLIDSQTATSVPALMEATGMPRRTAQDTIAALSDLDIVCEFEQQPGARNHAGHYRIRDWGAIDKQWIIQHLRQLREVLGYP; encoded by the coding sequence ATGACCACGGAAGTGAGCAAGACCCGCAGCAGTTTCTATCGCCGCCTGTACGTGGCCTGGCTGATCGACAGCCAGACCGCCACCAGTGTGCCGGCGCTGATGGAAGCCACCGGCATGCCCCGGCGCACGGCCCAGGACACCATCGCCGCGCTGTCCGACCTGGACATCGTCTGCGAATTCGAACAGCAGCCCGGGGCGCGCAACCATGCCGGGCATTACCGGATTAGGGACTGGGGCGCGATCGACAAGCAGTGGATCATCCAGCACCTGCGCCAGCTGCGCGAAGTGCTGGGTTATCCCTGA
- a CDS encoding M48 metallopeptidase family protein, giving the protein MTALRYLQAYPPHLQEQVRQMIASDRLGAYLRQRYPEGHGVQSDKALYGYAQALKQEYLRSAPPLDKVLFDNRLDLTHRALGLNTAVSRVQGGKLKAKKEIRIASLFKEAAPQFLRMIVVHELAHLKERDHNKAFYQLCQHMEPDYHQLEFDLRVYLTYRELPGNT; this is encoded by the coding sequence ATGACCGCCCTACGTTACCTGCAAGCCTATCCGCCCCACCTCCAGGAGCAGGTGCGCCAGATGATCGCCAGCGATCGCCTGGGCGCCTACCTGCGCCAACGCTATCCCGAGGGCCATGGCGTGCAGAGCGACAAGGCCCTGTACGGCTATGCCCAGGCGCTCAAGCAGGAATACCTGCGCAGCGCGCCGCCGCTGGACAAGGTGCTGTTCGACAACCGTCTGGACCTGACCCATCGCGCCCTGGGCCTGAACACTGCGGTGTCGCGCGTGCAGGGCGGCAAGCTCAAGGCCAAGAAGGAAATCCGCATCGCCTCGCTGTTCAAGGAGGCGGCGCCGCAGTTCCTGCGCATGATCGTGGTGCATGAACTGGCGCACTTGAAGGAGCGCGATCACAACAAGGCGTTTTACCAGCTCTGCCAGCACATGGAGCCGGACTACCATCAACTGGAATTCGACCTGCGCGTCTACCTGACCTATCGGGAGCTGCCGGGCAACACCTGA
- a CDS encoding putative bifunctional diguanylate cyclase/phosphodiesterase, translating to MDGAYSHTPESSSVLLVVDDYPENLISMRALLSRQDWQVVTASSGMEALSALLEHDVDLVLLDVQMPEMDGFEVARLMRGSQRTRLTPIIFLTANEQSDAAVLKGYASGAVDYLFKPFDPQILKPKVQAQLEQQRNRRMLQRLTRELESARAFNASILENAAEGILVLDEAGTIGFANPAISRLLDAPVDKLQGAHVLDLIQLPCANLWLESDFYRAYLGRQIFRVHDAQLRTVTGQLVPVALSCAPLPAEQKAMVVTVLDMSVVRSLHQQLEHQAVTDPLTGLLNRRGFYQAAEGALLRAERSDKAQALMYMDLDGFKRINDLLGHDAGDKVLRWVAEQLKECLGSEALLARMGGDEFTALFDGLPYPEQAGRYAEKLLERMSSFQQVEGLEVNLGVSIGIATYPDCGANVEGLLHAADAAMYAAKQAGRQQYRFYDQELNGRARSRLMLEDSVRTAIEQNDFGLVYQPQVAFDDGRLRGFEALLRWKHPSVGDVPPGLFIPLLEEARLINRLASWIYRKGAAQRRQWGERFGPDLVLGISLSRAQFTMPGLVDELARVIDEQQLQPSQLEVEVAETSLMYNIDAAVKQVHRLRDLGIRVALDDFGAGDCALRMLRDLPIDTLKLDRHLVARLPDSATDIALARSVIGLCAAYGITVIAEGVETQAQAQWLKDNGCAYVQGFLVARPMIAADAGNFPAVFPWAS from the coding sequence ATGGATGGCGCTTATTCACACACTCCGGAAAGCAGTTCGGTGCTGCTGGTCGTAGACGACTACCCGGAAAACCTCATCAGCATGCGGGCTCTGCTGTCCCGCCAGGATTGGCAGGTCGTGACCGCCAGTTCGGGGATGGAAGCCCTGAGCGCCCTGCTCGAACACGACGTTGACCTGGTCCTGCTCGATGTGCAGATGCCCGAGATGGACGGTTTCGAAGTCGCTCGGCTGATGCGTGGCAGCCAGCGTACCCGGCTGACCCCGATCATCTTCCTCACCGCCAACGAACAGTCCGATGCCGCAGTGCTCAAGGGTTATGCCAGTGGCGCGGTGGACTACCTGTTCAAACCCTTCGACCCACAGATTCTCAAGCCCAAGGTCCAGGCCCAGCTGGAACAGCAGCGCAATCGGCGCATGCTGCAACGGCTGACGCGAGAGTTGGAGTCGGCGCGGGCGTTCAATGCCTCGATCCTGGAAAACGCCGCCGAAGGCATCCTGGTGCTGGACGAGGCGGGCACCATCGGCTTTGCCAACCCGGCTATCTCGCGTCTGCTCGATGCGCCCGTGGACAAGCTGCAGGGCGCCCACGTACTGGACCTGATCCAGCTGCCATGCGCCAACCTCTGGCTCGAGTCGGACTTCTATCGGGCCTACCTCGGCCGGCAGATCTTCCGCGTGCATGATGCCCAGTTGCGCACGGTCACCGGCCAGCTGGTGCCGGTGGCGCTGTCCTGCGCGCCGCTGCCGGCCGAACAGAAGGCCATGGTGGTGACGGTGCTGGACATGTCGGTGGTGCGCAGCCTGCACCAGCAGCTGGAGCACCAGGCGGTGACCGACCCGCTGACCGGCCTGCTCAACCGCCGTGGCTTCTACCAGGCCGCCGAGGGCGCGCTGCTGCGCGCGGAGCGTTCGGACAAGGCCCAGGCCCTGATGTACATGGACCTGGACGGTTTCAAACGCATCAACGACCTGCTTGGCCACGATGCCGGCGACAAGGTGCTGCGCTGGGTCGCCGAGCAGCTCAAGGAGTGCCTGGGCAGCGAAGCCTTGCTGGCACGCATGGGCGGCGATGAATTCACCGCGTTGTTCGACGGCCTGCCTTACCCCGAGCAGGCGGGGCGCTATGCCGAAAAACTGCTGGAGCGTATGTCGAGTTTCCAGCAGGTGGAGGGGCTGGAGGTCAACCTGGGGGTCAGCATCGGCATTGCCACCTATCCCGATTGCGGGGCCAATGTCGAAGGCCTGCTGCACGCCGCGGATGCCGCGATGTACGCCGCCAAGCAGGCTGGGCGCCAGCAGTATCGCTTCTATGACCAGGAACTCAACGGACGCGCGCGTTCGCGGCTGATGCTCGAGGACAGCGTGCGCACGGCCATTGAGCAGAACGATTTCGGCCTGGTCTACCAGCCTCAGGTCGCGTTCGACGATGGCCGCTTGCGCGGGTTCGAGGCGCTGCTGCGCTGGAAGCACCCCAGTGTTGGCGATGTGCCGCCGGGGCTGTTCATCCCATTGCTGGAAGAGGCCCGCCTGATCAACCGGCTGGCCAGCTGGATCTATCGCAAGGGCGCCGCCCAGCGTCGCCAGTGGGGGGAGCGCTTTGGCCCGGATTTAGTGCTGGGCATCAGCCTCAGCCGCGCGCAGTTCACCATGCCCGGGCTAGTGGACGAGCTGGCGCGGGTCATCGACGAGCAACAGCTGCAACCGTCCCAGCTTGAAGTGGAGGTGGCGGAAACCTCGTTGATGTACAACATCGATGCCGCGGTGAAACAAGTGCACCGCCTGCGCGACCTGGGGATCCGCGTGGCGCTGGATGATTTCGGCGCCGGTGACTGCGCCCTGCGCATGCTGCGCGACCTGCCCATCGACACCCTCAAGCTGGACCGTCACCTGGTGGCGCGCCTGCCGGATTCGGCGACGGACATCGCCCTGGCGCGCAGCGTCATCGGCCTGTGCGCGGCCTATGGCATCACCGTGATCGCCGAGGGCGTGGAAACCCAGGCCCAGGCCCAATGGCTCAAGGACAACGGTTGTGCCTATGTGCAGGGCTTCTTGGTAGCGCGCCCGATGATTGCCGCGGATGCCGGCAACTTCCCGGCGGTTTTCCCATGGGCGTCGTGA
- the fba gene encoding class II fructose-bisphosphate aldolase (catalyzes the reversible aldol condensation of dihydroxyacetonephosphate and glyceraldehyde 3-phosphate in the Calvin cycle, glycolysis, and/or gluconeogenesis): MALISMRQMLDHAAEFGYGVPAFNVNNLEQMRAIMEAADATDSPVIVQASAGARKYAGAPFLRHLILAAIEEFPHIPVCMHQDHGTSPDVCQRSIQLGFSSVMMDGSLKEDGKTPSDYDYNVRVTQQTVAFAHACGVSVEGELGCLGSLETGQAGEEDGVGAEGILDHSQMLTDPEEAADFVKKTQVDALAIAIGTSHGAYKFTKPPTGDILAIDRIKEIHKRIPNTHLVMHGSSSVPQEWLKIINEFGGDIKETYGVPVEEIVEGIKYGVRKVNIDTDLRLASTGAIRRYMAAHPSEFDPRKFFAETVKAMRDVCIARYEAFGTAGNASKIKPISLEGMFQRYAKGELVAKVN; the protein is encoded by the coding sequence ATGGCACTCATTAGCATGCGCCAGATGCTGGACCACGCCGCCGAGTTCGGTTACGGCGTGCCGGCTTTCAACGTCAACAACCTCGAGCAGATGCGCGCCATCATGGAAGCCGCGGACGCCACCGACTCCCCGGTCATCGTCCAGGCCTCGGCCGGCGCCCGCAAGTACGCCGGTGCCCCGTTCCTGCGCCACCTGATCCTGGCGGCCATCGAAGAGTTCCCGCACATCCCGGTGTGCATGCACCAGGACCACGGCACCAGCCCTGACGTGTGCCAGCGCTCCATCCAGCTGGGCTTCAGCTCGGTGATGATGGACGGCTCGCTGAAAGAAGACGGCAAGACCCCGTCCGACTACGACTACAACGTCCGCGTCACCCAGCAGACCGTTGCCTTCGCCCACGCCTGCGGCGTGTCGGTGGAAGGCGAACTGGGCTGCCTGGGCAGCCTGGAAACCGGCCAGGCCGGTGAAGAAGACGGCGTCGGCGCCGAAGGCATCCTCGACCACAGCCAAATGCTGACCGATCCGGAAGAGGCCGCCGACTTCGTCAAGAAGACCCAGGTCGACGCCCTGGCCATTGCCATCGGCACCAGCCACGGCGCCTACAAGTTCACCAAGCCGCCAACCGGCGACATCCTGGCGATCGACCGCATCAAGGAAATCCACAAGCGCATCCCCAACACCCACCTGGTGATGCACGGTTCCTCGTCGGTGCCGCAAGAGTGGTTGAAGATCATCAACGAGTTCGGTGGTGATATCAAAGAAACCTACGGCGTGCCGGTCGAGGAAATCGTCGAAGGCATCAAGTACGGCGTGCGCAAGGTCAACATCGACACCGACCTGCGCCTGGCTTCCACCGGTGCCATCCGCCGCTACATGGCCGCGCACCCGAGCGAGTTCGACCCACGCAAGTTCTTCGCCGAAACCGTGAAGGCCATGCGTGACGTGTGCATCGCCCGTTACGAAGCCTTCGGCACCGCTGGCAATGCCTCGAAGATCAAGCCGATCTCCCTGGAAGGCATGTTCCAGCGCTACGCCAAAGGCGAACTGGTAGCCAAGGTCAACTGA
- a CDS encoding MliC family protein encodes MKALLALMALATLAGCSLLQPAQPAPADHWTRWVCDSQAEVLWRFADAKQDAVDVRLGGGDQVYRLKAEPGASGALYSDGMLAFHTKGDEGLAYWVATNDLIGRGCKAP; translated from the coding sequence ATGAAGGCACTACTGGCCCTGATGGCCCTGGCGACCCTGGCGGGCTGCTCGCTGTTGCAACCGGCCCAGCCCGCCCCGGCGGACCACTGGACCCGCTGGGTCTGCGACAGCCAGGCCGAAGTGCTGTGGCGTTTCGCCGACGCGAAACAGGATGCGGTCGACGTGCGCCTCGGTGGCGGCGACCAGGTCTACCGGCTCAAGGCTGAGCCGGGCGCCTCGGGCGCGCTGTACAGCGATGGCATGCTGGCCTTCCACACCAAGGGCGATGAAGGCCTGGCGTACTGGGTGGCAACCAACGATCTGATTGGGCGGGGCTGCAAGGCACCGTGA
- a CDS encoding phosphoglycerate kinase has product MTVLKMTDLDLQGKRVLIREDLNVPVKDAVVASDARILAALPTIKLALEKGAAVMVCSHLGRPTEGEFSAENSLKPVADYLSKALGRDVPLVADYLDGVQVQAGDLVLFENVRFNKGEKKNADELAQKYAALCDVFVMDAFGTAHRAEGSTHGVAKFAKVAAAGPLLAAELDALGKALKAPAKPMAAIVAGSKVSTKLDVLNSLSAVCDQLIVGGGIANTFLAAAGHPVGKSLYEPDLVETAKAIAAKVSVPLPVDVVVAKEFAESAEATVKAIADVAADDMILDIGPKTAEQFAELLKTSKTILWNGPVGVFEFDQFGNGTKVLAKAIADSAAFSIAGGGDTLAAIDKYGVGADISYISTGGGAFLEFVEGKVLPAVAILEERAKA; this is encoded by the coding sequence ATGACCGTGTTGAAGATGACCGACCTCGACCTGCAAGGTAAGCGCGTACTGATTCGCGAAGACCTCAACGTCCCAGTGAAGGACGCTGTGGTAGCCAGCGACGCGCGTATCCTGGCAGCGCTGCCGACCATCAAGCTGGCCCTGGAAAAAGGCGCGGCGGTGATGGTCTGCTCGCACCTGGGCCGCCCGACCGAAGGCGAGTTCTCTGCCGAGAACAGCCTCAAGCCGGTCGCCGATTACCTGAGCAAGGCCCTGGGCCGCGACGTGCCGCTGGTTGCCGACTACCTCGACGGCGTCCAGGTGCAGGCCGGTGACCTGGTGCTGTTCGAGAACGTGCGCTTCAACAAGGGCGAGAAGAAGAACGCCGACGAGCTGGCGCAGAAATACGCCGCCCTGTGCGACGTGTTCGTCATGGACGCCTTCGGTACCGCCCACCGCGCCGAGGGTTCCACCCACGGTGTCGCCAAGTTTGCCAAGGTTGCCGCCGCCGGCCCACTGCTGGCCGCCGAGCTGGATGCCCTGGGCAAGGCCCTGAAGGCCCCGGCCAAGCCGATGGCCGCCATCGTCGCCGGCTCCAAGGTGTCGACCAAGCTGGACGTGCTCAACAGCCTGAGCGCGGTCTGCGACCAGCTGATCGTCGGCGGCGGCATCGCCAACACCTTCCTGGCTGCCGCCGGCCACCCAGTCGGCAAGTCGCTGTACGAGCCTGACCTGGTCGAGACCGCCAAGGCCATCGCCGCCAAGGTCAGCGTGCCGCTGCCGGTGGACGTGGTGGTCGCCAAGGAATTCGCCGAGAGCGCCGAAGCCACCGTCAAGGCGATTGCCGACGTGGCCGCCGACGACATGATCCTGGACATCGGCCCGAAAACCGCCGAGCAGTTCGCCGAGCTTCTGAAGACCTCGAAGACTATCCTGTGGAACGGCCCGGTCGGCGTGTTCGAGTTCGACCAGTTCGGCAACGGCACCAAGGTCCTGGCCAAGGCCATCGCCGACAGCGCCGCGTTCTCCATCGCCGGTGGTGGCGACACCCTGGCCGCCATCGACAAGTATGGTGTCGGTGCCGATATCTCCTACATTTCTACCGGTGGCGGTGCGTTCCTCGAGTTCGTCGAGGGCAAGGTCCTGCCCGCCGTGGCAATCCTGGAAGAGCGGGCCAAGGCCTGA